One part of the Oikeobacillus pervagus genome encodes these proteins:
- a CDS encoding low molecular weight protein-tyrosine-phosphatase — translation MKVKVLFVCLGNICRSPMAEAVFRDLVKREQLEEKIEIDSAGTGGWHVGSAPHEGTLEILKKYKINSEGLIARQVEEKDLREFNFIIAMDESNVRNLERLIKAEMNPKARFIRLLDLVEELEVKDVPDPYYTGNFEEVYELITKGCLKLLQKIKQENAI, via the coding sequence ATGAAGGTGAAGGTTTTATTCGTTTGTTTAGGGAATATTTGTCGATCGCCGATGGCTGAAGCGGTGTTTCGCGATTTAGTCAAAAGGGAGCAACTTGAAGAGAAGATCGAGATTGATTCTGCTGGAACTGGAGGCTGGCATGTAGGGAGTGCCCCACATGAAGGGACATTAGAAATCCTTAAGAAGTACAAAATTAACTCTGAAGGACTTATTGCTAGGCAGGTAGAGGAAAAGGATCTTCGGGAATTCAATTTTATTATTGCGATGGATGAAAGCAATGTGCGAAATTTAGAACGTTTAATCAAAGCCGAAATGAATCCAAAGGCAAGGTTTATCCGCCTTCTTGATTTAGTGGAAGAGTTAGAGGTGAAGGATGTTCCAGATCCATACTACACAGGAAATTTTGAAGAAGTGTACGAGCTTATTACAAAAGGTTGTTTGAAATTATTACAAAAAATTAAACAAGAAAATGCCATATAG